In the genome of Paenibacillus pabuli, the window TGGGTCGTAATGACCGACAGCGTGAGGTTTTGAAGCAGATGCTTAAGAATACAATGCAATTCTCCAGCGTACTTCATATCCAAAATATGCTGGATGAACTAGGTACTCATGTCAGAACAGATGTTACTTTTGATGAAATGAAGGAACTTCTCCTCGAATATCGTAATGATCTGGAGAATGTAGATACGGTGGAGATCCAGGGTAAAGGCGAGAAAATCAATGGGATTTATTATTACATCGTGGATCAACAGGAACGGGATCGTATTCACGAAATACTTGAAAAACATTTGGAGCAATAAACAGAAATAATGAAAGGTTTATGAAAGTGGTGGGACTTTGTTTATGGAGGAGGAGTACGGAAAACGGAAACATAAGCATAGACGTAAACAACGACCTTATGTTTATATCTTGTCACTTCTGCTGATTGCCGGCTGGATTTTGGTGATCTGGCACTTTTCTACACAGTCATATCAGCAGCAGACCATCCAGCCTTGGCTGCATAAGTGGTCTGAAAAGGTGAAGATCGGATTTACATTACCCGATGTGCAATTCACATACGGTGAGCTTGAATATTCCTTAAAACAACGACCGTATGATTTTGTGGAGTTCATATTTCGGAAAAGTGCGCATTTATTTGTATATGCTGTGTTGGCAGTGCTTATCTATGGTGGGATGAGATATAGGAAAATTCATATGTGGGCTTGTTTCGCTACTGCCCTGACCGTGATAGTGATTATCGCTTCCATTGATGAATATATTCAGCAGTTCAGCCCTAACCGGACGAGTTCAATCCGGGATGTGGGTGTGGATCTGCTTGGTGGATGCGGTGGAATTGTCTTATATATGTCGGTTAATGCCTTTTCCAGAAGATTCAGATATCCGAGGCGATCTTCAGCCAAAAGAAAGTGATTTCCCAGGAAATGCTGCTCGCTAGTTCCCGCTTCTACTTGCCTGCTATCCATCATAAGTATGGAAGTAGGACAAGGGGGACGGGGCATGCTGCGAAGAAGGAACCGGAATGCGTTACTTAAAAAGATCGGATTCATAGCACTTGTACTGCTGCTGTTGTGGCTCATAGGCAGAACCATTCCATATTTGTTTCGTGCAGATGCACCAGATGAAGCTGCTGCCATTGCCGAAGAGTTTTACAAATATGAGCAGACGGGTGATTTCGGCAGTTCATGGGAGTTGTTTCATCCGCTGATGAAAGAACGTTTTCCCAAAAGCGTCTATTTACAGTCCAGAGCGCATATTTTTATGCAGCATTTCGGGGTGGAAACCTTTGATCTGGAGATGGAGAAGCCGGAACGTGAGTTTGATGTTACAGTAATGGATGGCGTTAAACCATTCGCAGAGGCGTATCGCATTGGTGTTACCCAGAAGTTTACGGGAACCTTTGGTCAATTTAAAATCGTGCAGGATTGTTATATCGTAAAGGATGGGGACGATTGGACGCTGCTTTGGTATTATCCAAAGAAGGGGGATACCGAGACCGAGCAGGACAAAACCGAATGATAATATAAACCCATACTATGAACCGAATTGTATCATTAGTACGTGAAAAGGCTCTATGAATGCGAGACTTTAGTCGCATTTATAGAGCTTTTTTTGCATTTCATTTCTTTTTAAACCCGTAAGGGGTTGACATTAGTCCCGGTGTCAAGTAAATTACGAGTTAGATACAAAATGTATCAAAATTCATCGTCTAACGACAAATAACAGGGACTTCAATGCTCCTTGTGAGGGGAAGGAATATCATTGATCGAAATGGACCGCTTTTACTGTGTCAGTTGTGGGATGATTGTGTCGGTCGCTAGAGGCTCTGTCGAACTAAAGGAAGAGGACTGTGGAGGCAATCACGTATTTCGCACCGGATTTTATCGGAGTGAGATGCCGCTTGGATGCTGTGAAGCGTGTGTAGTTCATACGAAACGTCAGGGGAAGTCCCAGTTTGCGGGACAATATACTAAAGATTATGATACACTATCTTCATATGAGAAACGGGCATGATGCGGATGTCCGTTGATGAAGGAGGAAATGGAATGCAGCAGGAGCCGGTTGTCCGTCTTCAAGGCGTCAGTAAAATCATCTCCTCCCGATCATTGGTCAGTGACCTGACTCTGGATATTTCTCCGGGGCAGGTTTTTGGTTTTTTAGGACCCAATGGGGCGGGGAAAACAACAACGATTCGAATGATGGTAGGACTCATGTCCATCAGTCAAGGTGATATCATCATCTCGGGACACAGTGTAAAGAATGAATTTGAACAAGCCATAGCTCAGGTTGGGGCCATTGTCGAGAATCCGGAAATGTACAAATTTCTGACAGGATATCAGAATCTTGTTCACTTTGCCCGGATGTCACCTGGCATTACGAAAGAACGTATTGCCGAGACCATTGAACGTGTAGGACTTACAGCCCGCATTCATGACAAGGTCAAGACCTATTCTCTGGGTATGCGCCAGCGTCTGGGTGTAGCTCAAGCCATATTACATAAGCCAAAGTTATTGGTATTGGATGAACCCACCAACGGACTTGATCCACAGGGAATACGGGAACTTAGAGATTATTTGCGTCAGCTCTGTCAGGAGGAAGGAATCACCGTCTTTGTATCCAGCCACTTGCTGTCCGAGATGGAGTTGATGTGTGATACCGTTGCGATTATCCAAAATGGCAAATTGATTGATGTGAGAAATCTCAGAGCTGAGGCGGGAGTAGACGTACTAACTGAGGTTGCTTTTGAGGTAAATGATGCCCCGCGTGCAGCCGAACTCATTAGCGAGGCTACAGTTCAGGGCAATGCCATTGTGATTCGTTTATCCCGTGAGCAGATTCCGGACTTGAATGCGAGGCTGGTTAGTGAAGGGTTCCAGGTATACGGTATCCGTAATGTAACCCATACGCTGGAAGATCAATTTTTGCAGGTGACTGGGGGCGGAAGCATTGGGTAATTTCGGCAATCTCATTATGAATGAAAATATGAAAATTTTCCGTCGTCCGCGTACATGGATTATGTTATCCATTCTGGCATTAATCGCGCTGTTGATGCCGGTTCTGCTCAATGAAGGCATGGGTTCCAGTGAGGTTCCTTACTGGCAGGCTGCGATTACAACCGTTCAGATCGTCTTTTTCCTGAATACCATCTTCTGTGTTGTCATTGCAGCTGAAGCGGTGGCAGGAGAATTCACCTGGGGAACGATTAAACTGCTGCTGATTCGTCCGTGGTCACGCAGCA includes:
- a CDS encoding ABC transporter ATP-binding protein, whose translation is MQQEPVVRLQGVSKIISSRSLVSDLTLDISPGQVFGFLGPNGAGKTTTIRMMVGLMSISQGDIIISGHSVKNEFEQAIAQVGAIVENPEMYKFLTGYQNLVHFARMSPGITKERIAETIERVGLTARIHDKVKTYSLGMRQRLGVAQAILHKPKLLVLDEPTNGLDPQGIRELRDYLRQLCQEEGITVFVSSHLLSEMELMCDTVAIIQNGKLIDVRNLRAEAGVDVLTEVAFEVNDAPRAAELISEATVQGNAIVIRLSREQIPDLNARLVSEGFQVYGIRNVTHTLEDQFLQVTGGGSIG
- a CDS encoding VanZ family protein yields the protein MEEEYGKRKHKHRRKQRPYVYILSLLLIAGWILVIWHFSTQSYQQQTIQPWLHKWSEKVKIGFTLPDVQFTYGELEYSLKQRPYDFVEFIFRKSAHLFVYAVLAVLIYGGMRYRKIHMWACFATALTVIVIIASIDEYIQQFSPNRTSSIRDVGVDLLGGCGGIVLYMSVNAFSRRFRYPRRSSAKRK